In Candidatus Omnitrophota bacterium, a single genomic region encodes these proteins:
- a CDS encoding rod shape-determining protein — protein sequence MGSLSQQLKRAVNYVLGLFSNDMGIDLGTATTLVFVKGEGVVLCEPSVVAIERGTSHVLAVGDEAKRMLGRTPGNIIAIRPMKDGVISDFEITEAMLRYFIKKVHHRKVLVRPRIVIAIPSGITEVEKRAVKDSAERAGAREVFLIEEPIAAAIGVGLPIQEPVGNMIIDIGGGTTELAVISLAGTVFSKSIRIGGDEMNEAIIEYLKKTYNLMIGERSAEDIKIKIGSAYPLEEEMSMEVKGRDLVAGLPKTVTITSEEIRESLQEPLRAILEVTKVSLERTPPELAADLIDHGIVMAGGGSLLRGLDKLISEETGLPVHITDDPITAVANGTGIVLSEIQYLKKVTVSVKTEVRN from the coding sequence ATGGGAAGTTTGAGCCAACAGTTAAAAAGAGCAGTTAATTATGTTTTAGGTCTTTTTTCCAATGACATGGGAATTGATTTGGGGACAGCTACAACTTTAGTTTTTGTTAAGGGTGAAGGTGTAGTACTTTGTGAGCCTTCTGTTGTGGCTATTGAACGCGGTACTTCGCATGTCTTAGCTGTAGGTGATGAAGCCAAGCGTATGCTTGGACGTACTCCCGGTAATATTATCGCCATTAGGCCGATGAAAGATGGAGTCATTTCTGATTTTGAAATTACCGAAGCTATGCTTCGGTATTTTATTAAGAAGGTGCATCACCGTAAAGTTTTAGTAAGGCCCAGAATCGTTATTGCAATTCCTTCAGGAATAACTGAGGTAGAAAAACGGGCGGTAAAGGATTCTGCAGAGCGCGCTGGAGCAAGAGAGGTATTTTTGATTGAAGAGCCGATTGCCGCGGCTATTGGCGTAGGGCTGCCTATTCAGGAACCGGTTGGTAATATGATTATCGATATAGGAGGCGGAACTACGGAGCTTGCGGTAATATCATTAGCGGGAACAGTTTTTTCAAAATCTATCCGTATTGGCGGGGATGAGATGAATGAAGCAATAATCGAGTATCTTAAAAAAACATATAATCTTATGATTGGCGAACGATCCGCAGAGGATATCAAAATAAAGATTGGATCAGCTTATCCTTTAGAAGAAGAGATGAGTATGGAGGTAAAGGGAAGAGATTTGGTTGCTGGGCTTCCTAAAACTGTGACCATTACTAGTGAAGAGATACGAGAGTCTCTCCAGGAACCATTGCGTGCGATACTGGAAGTTACAAAAGTTTCGTTAGAGAGGACTCCTCCGGAGTTAGCCGCTGATTTGATTGATCACGGTATTGTCATGGCTGGAGGAGGTTCATTATTAAGAGGGTTAGATAAATTAATTTCTGAAGAGACTGGCCTTCCTGTACATATAACCGATGATCCAATTACTGCCGTTGCCAATGGAACAGGAATCGTGCTTAGCGAAATTCAGTATCTTAAGAAAGTAACCGTATCGGTGAAAACCGAAGTACGTAATTAA
- the mreC gene encoding rod shape-determining protein MreC, with translation MLLAPGVKPAIDSRLNVFKLSRKTLISFILIASCLFLISNTLSCFKNSIQGVFTPGLSFVGLLKHELSGIIFYHRNMIQAENLNAQVGALRWQLSNLQELNQENARLKGLLNFKQKSPLRLVAARVIARSLEAWSCSVIIDKGKNNRIRPGMAVIDLQGLVGRVVESLDNASKVLLINDSSQGISSIVQRSRQEGLVSGTLGSNLIMRYLPEDAQITVGDLVITSDLSQIYPKGLVIGKVINIGSDFSGLNRFAVVKPAVELANIEEVFVIIP, from the coding sequence GTGCTGTTAGCGCCAGGTGTAAAGCCAGCCATTGATTCCCGGTTAAATGTGTTTAAGTTATCCCGCAAAACCCTAATCAGTTTTATTCTTATTGCCTCTTGTTTATTTCTGATTTCCAATACTCTATCTTGTTTTAAAAATTCTATTCAAGGTGTTTTTACCCCTGGGCTTTCTTTTGTTGGTTTACTTAAGCATGAACTTTCCGGTATTATATTTTATCATCGTAATATGATTCAAGCTGAAAATTTAAACGCGCAAGTCGGTGCGTTACGATGGCAATTATCTAATCTGCAGGAACTTAATCAGGAAAATGCCCGCCTGAAGGGGCTGCTTAATTTTAAACAAAAATCTCCTCTGCGCTTGGTTGCCGCCAGGGTAATTGCCCGCTCGCTTGAGGCCTGGTCCTGTAGTGTAATTATTGATAAGGGAAAAAATAATAGAATAAGGCCAGGGATGGCGGTAATTGATCTTCAAGGATTGGTGGGTAGGGTAGTGGAAAGTTTAGATAATGCCAGTAAAGTGTTGTTGATCAATGATTCCAGCCAAGGTATTTCAAGTATTGTGCAGCGTAGTCGTCAAGAAGGGTTAGTTAGCGGGACTCTTGGCTCAAACTTAATTATGCGCTATCTTCCTGAAGATGCGCAGATTACCGTTGGTGACCTGGTTATTACCTCTGATTTAAGCCAAATTTATCCTAAGGGTTTAGTGATCGGCAAAGTGATTAATATAGGCAGCGATTTTTCCGGGCTCAACCGATTCGCGGTAGTTAAGCCTGCAGTGGAACTTGCCAATATTGAAGAGGTATTTGTAATTATTCCATGA
- the mreD gene encoding rod shape-determining protein MreD, with protein MKKWFFLLVIIALVSLQLTWPVFLSFFNCKPDFLLVLVVALVFYLDFKIALVFALLTGLTKDAFLPGFFAVNTILFCIWSYLVHLLSRQISTENGYVRVAIVLIAALLNNIISGLQIINSGLIIPPAIFLRNLIISSTYTATVSPLIFKFTKKIVS; from the coding sequence ATGAAAAAATGGTTTTTTTTATTAGTTATAATTGCACTGGTTTCTTTACAATTAACTTGGCCGGTTTTTTTAAGTTTTTTTAATTGTAAACCGGATTTTCTTTTGGTTTTAGTTGTGGCTTTAGTTTTTTATTTGGATTTTAAGATTGCTTTAGTTTTTGCTCTTTTAACAGGCTTAACTAAGGATGCGTTTTTACCAGGGTTTTTTGCGGTTAATACAATTCTGTTTTGTATATGGAGTTATTTGGTCCATCTTTTGAGCAGGCAAATATCTACCGAAAATGGCTATGTAAGAGTTGCAATAGTGCTGATTGCAGCTTTATTAAATAATATTATCAGCGGCCTGCAAATTATAAACTCCGGTTTAATAATTCCCCCGGCTATATTTTTACGTAACCTCATTATCTCTTCAACTTATACAGCAACAGTATCACCTTTAATTTTTAAGTTTACTAAAAAAATAGTTTCATAA
- the mrdA gene encoding penicillin-binding protein 2 has translation MGRKGILNLIIIFLFGVLMVGLLNLDVLQGAKFRMLSDNNSIRLIPQPGARGNILDRNGQVIVDNKISYDVMILPQELDHVDYVLTRLSHILSIEAAQLKAAFKKNFISSSVPVTVTSNIDLKKAILLGEYRAEEPSIIITTRPLRHYPYGALASHVLGYVNQIDRWRLTKLEDYGYKTKDIVGFGGVEERYDYYLRQEEGGLSVEVNHRGKVTRVLGFQSPSNGKDIELTIDLKIQKIVEDCLDEKKGSVILMDPLNGQILAMASYPNFNPAVFVNNRSSLIAGLFNNPDAPLINRAISSSYPPASIFKVVVSSAALELKKINTTTSFFCQGSTMVGTRKFSCWETHGEQNVFQAIAHSCDVFFYKSGLLCGAQNIHDYALKLGLAKITGLELPYETSGFIPSPLWRKINKFQSWFDGDTANFAIGQGDCLVTPLQVTNMMAAFANGGFLTSPYIVKAIGGLDFSAKKKKLMLVNFKKSTFNIVNNGLARVVSDAKGTGNVLSTLPVRVAGKTGTAQVLRKTTHAWFAGYFPVEKPKFVICVFLENGGPGYAASVIAKQIIEEMNNQGLI, from the coding sequence ATGGGAAGAAAGGGTATTTTAAATTTAATAATTATTTTCTTGTTCGGTGTTTTAATGGTTGGACTCCTGAACCTGGATGTGCTGCAGGGGGCTAAATTCCGTATGTTAAGCGACAACAATTCAATTCGCCTGATACCGCAACCTGGAGCAAGAGGAAATATTTTAGACCGAAATGGCCAGGTTATCGTAGATAATAAGATCTCTTATGATGTAATGATTTTACCGCAGGAACTAGACCATGTTGATTATGTTTTAACCAGGTTAAGCCATATATTGAGCATAGAAGCCGCGCAGTTAAAGGCAGCATTTAAGAAGAATTTTATTTCTTCCAGTGTTCCGGTTACCGTAACTAGTAATATCGATCTTAAAAAAGCAATATTACTCGGAGAGTACAGGGCAGAAGAGCCTAGTATTATTATAACAACCAGGCCTTTGCGACATTATCCGTATGGCGCTTTAGCATCCCATGTTTTGGGTTATGTTAACCAGATTGATCGTTGGCGCCTGACTAAATTGGAAGATTATGGATATAAGACTAAAGATATTGTGGGTTTTGGTGGGGTAGAGGAAAGGTATGATTATTATTTACGGCAGGAGGAAGGAGGCTTATCTGTTGAGGTAAACCACCGAGGTAAAGTCACGCGTGTTTTAGGTTTCCAGTCTCCATCTAATGGTAAGGATATTGAGCTTACAATAGATCTTAAGATTCAGAAAATTGTAGAAGACTGTTTGGATGAAAAAAAGGGGAGTGTAATTTTAATGGATCCTTTGAACGGCCAGATTTTGGCAATGGCCAGCTATCCTAATTTTAATCCAGCTGTTTTTGTAAATAACCGTTCTAGTCTTATTGCCGGATTATTTAACAATCCCGATGCTCCGTTAATTAACCGGGCAATCAGTTCGAGTTATCCTCCTGCATCAATATTTAAAGTAGTTGTATCAAGTGCTGCTCTTGAATTAAAAAAAATAAATACTACTACTAGTTTTTTTTGCCAGGGTTCAACTATGGTTGGAACAAGAAAATTTTCCTGTTGGGAAACGCATGGAGAGCAGAATGTATTCCAGGCTATCGCCCATTCTTGTGACGTATTTTTTTATAAATCCGGGCTACTTTGCGGAGCGCAAAATATTCATGATTATGCTTTGAAACTGGGGTTGGCTAAAATTACAGGGCTTGAGCTTCCATATGAGACAAGTGGTTTTATTCCCTCTCCCTTATGGAGAAAGATAAATAAATTTCAAAGCTGGTTTGATGGGGATACCGCAAACTTTGCAATTGGACAGGGTGATTGTTTGGTTACGCCTTTACAGGTGACCAATATGATGGCGGCCTTTGCCAATGGCGGATTTCTAACAAGTCCTTATATTGTTAAAGCTATAGGAGGATTGGATTTTAGCGCAAAAAAGAAAAAATTAATGCTAGTAAATTTTAAAAAGAGTACTTTTAATATAGTAAACAATGGATTGGCCAGGGTGGTATCTGATGCAAAAGGTACCGGCAATGTTTTATCGACGTTGCCTGTAAGAGTTGCCGGCAAAACCGGCACTGCCCAGGTGCTTCGGAAGACTACTCATGCATGGTTTGCGGGTTATTTCCCGGTTGAAAAACCTAAATTTGTAATCTGTGTTTTTTTAGAAAACGGTGGCCCAGGGTATGCCGCTAGCGTTATTGCTAAACAAATCATTGAGGAGATGAACAATCAAGGGTTAATATGA
- the rodA gene encoding rod shape-determining protein RodA: MKNSFFRILTFALIISLLGVLSIYSSTYQKQGVWQDIYMRQLLWLVIGLVCFFLVCGFNYRKLWDANYLIYGGALFFLFLVFILGIIRLGAQRWLRFAWFNFQPSEFAKLAIIIFLARYFSRKSVDDTSLMSGKFGIFQGIILPFIFVAVPMLLIIEQPDLGSGIMLMLVFVCLLYLTNVRLRYIFIFLILLVLPLPFLWNFLHDYQKQRLLVFLNPNIDPLGAGYTIIQSRIAIGSGGFFGRGWLSGTQSQLYFLPESHTDFIFATFSEQWGFLGSLLLICLYYLIIRQGFVIAQRTQDAFGRLLAYGISLLLALQVFINIAMNMGLAPVVGLPLPLMSYGGSSIVVTFIALGVLVNIDRTRNVF; encoded by the coding sequence ATGAAGAATTCATTCTTTAGAATTTTAACTTTTGCTCTAATTATTTCTTTGCTGGGAGTCTTGTCTATTTACAGCAGTACTTATCAGAAACAAGGGGTTTGGCAGGATATATACATGCGTCAGTTGCTTTGGTTGGTAATTGGCCTAGTTTGTTTCTTTCTCGTTTGTGGATTCAATTACCGTAAACTATGGGATGCAAACTATCTAATCTATGGGGGAGCTCTATTTTTTCTATTTTTAGTTTTTATCCTTGGTATCATAAGATTAGGGGCGCAGCGTTGGCTTAGGTTCGCCTGGTTTAATTTTCAACCATCGGAGTTTGCAAAATTGGCAATTATAATATTTTTGGCCCGCTATTTTAGCCGTAAATCTGTTGATGATACTTCATTGATGAGCGGAAAGTTTGGTATTTTTCAGGGAATAATCCTACCGTTTATATTTGTAGCAGTCCCAATGTTATTGATTATTGAACAACCGGATTTAGGTAGTGGAATAATGCTAATGCTGGTTTTTGTTTGCTTGCTCTATCTTACCAATGTTCGGTTAAGATATATATTTATCTTTCTAATTTTATTAGTTTTGCCTCTGCCTTTTTTATGGAATTTCTTGCATGATTATCAGAAGCAGAGGTTATTGGTGTTTCTTAACCCAAATATAGATCCACTGGGCGCCGGATATACGATAATTCAATCACGCATAGCCATTGGTTCCGGAGGCTTCTTTGGCCGGGGTTGGTTGAGTGGCACTCAAAGTCAACTATATTTTTTACCCGAATCGCATACGGATTTTATTTTTGCCACTTTTTCTGAACAGTGGGGTTTCTTGGGAAGCCTGTTGCTTATATGCCTGTATTATTTAATTATACGTCAAGGTTTCGTTATCGCTCAGAGGACGCAAGATGCATTTGGAAGGCTGCTTGCTTATGGAATATCTCTTTTATTGGCATTACAGGTGTTTATTAATATCGCTATGAACATGGGGTTGGCTCCTGTAGTCGGTTTGCCCTTACCGTTAATGAGTTACGGTGGCTCAAGTATAGTGGTAACCTTTATTGCTTTAGGTGTTTTGGTAAATATCGATCGAACTAGGAATGTTTTTTAA
- a CDS encoding TIGR03960 family B12-binding radical SAM protein — protein sequence MIEDLLTNVHRPGQYMGREWNVSKKDFDSSFMSFALGFPDLYEVGMSNLGLRIIYGVLNNIDDVVCERFFAPEADMEASLRARSQRLFSLESNQELINFDMFGFSLGSELNYTNVLNILELAGLPLQSSLRDNRFPLVIGGGPTTLNPEPIADFFDLFIIGEAEEAILELLTSYRNLRKDYKSGRLSKENLLIEFSKIEGVYAPSLYSVDYNAAGQLVAFYPKLANVPGKIKKRVVADFESSYYPCNWIVPNVALIHDRITLEIMRGCPNRCRFCQARSQYYPLRIKSKEKLVSLANLAYASTGYEELSLAGLSVSDYPDLENLVSDLTKTFKEQGVNLSLPSLKAKALLGNVSTLIAKIKKTGLTFAPEAGTQRLRQSLAKDFSEEEFFKAIEAAYKCGYQHLKLYFLIGLPTETQADLQGIIDFAKEASELKRRINTSPAQINISVNPLIPKPHTPLQWLKMDSITQIKEKQDYLRSHCKNRRLKFSFHNSQMGFLEGVLSRGDRRLSKVILAAYRKGAKFDAWSNYFLFSKWLEAFSEEGIDPQAYLDDKSVTELLPWDFIDTGISKESLLLEFNKSIAI from the coding sequence ATGATTGAAGACTTATTAACTAATGTACACCGGCCCGGCCAATATATGGGCCGCGAATGGAATGTATCCAAAAAAGATTTTGATTCTTCTTTTATGAGTTTTGCTTTGGGTTTTCCGGATTTATACGAAGTGGGGATGAGTAATTTAGGCCTGCGCATTATCTATGGTGTTTTAAATAATATAGATGATGTAGTTTGCGAGAGGTTTTTTGCTCCTGAAGCTGATATGGAAGCTTCATTAAGGGCTAGAAGCCAGCGCCTTTTTTCTTTGGAATCAAACCAGGAATTGATTAATTTTGATATGTTTGGGTTTTCTCTTGGTTCAGAGTTAAATTATACTAATGTGTTGAATATTTTAGAGCTTGCCGGGTTGCCGCTGCAATCTTCGTTACGCGATAATCGGTTTCCCTTAGTTATCGGAGGAGGCCCTACTACTCTTAATCCGGAACCCATTGCTGATTTTTTTGATTTATTTATCATCGGTGAAGCAGAGGAAGCTATTCTAGAGCTTCTAACTTCATATCGGAATCTTAGGAAAGATTATAAAAGCGGCCGGCTCTCAAAAGAGAATCTTTTAATTGAGTTTTCTAAAATAGAGGGAGTCTATGCGCCTTCACTGTACTCGGTTGATTACAATGCAGCTGGCCAGCTGGTTGCTTTTTATCCGAAGTTGGCTAATGTGCCCGGAAAAATCAAGAAACGGGTAGTGGCCGACTTCGAATCATCTTATTATCCTTGTAATTGGATTGTACCAAATGTTGCGTTAATACATGACCGGATTACTTTAGAGATTATGCGTGGTTGTCCTAATCGCTGTCGTTTTTGCCAGGCCAGATCTCAATATTATCCCCTGAGAATAAAAAGTAAAGAAAAACTGGTTTCATTAGCTAATCTTGCTTATGCTTCTACTGGCTATGAGGAATTATCTTTAGCTGGTTTATCCGTAAGTGATTACCCTGATTTAGAGAATCTTGTTTCTGATTTAACTAAAACCTTTAAAGAGCAGGGAGTTAATTTATCTCTGCCTTCACTAAAAGCAAAAGCTTTGTTAGGTAATGTGTCTACGTTGATCGCCAAGATTAAAAAAACCGGCCTTACTTTTGCTCCTGAAGCAGGGACTCAGCGATTGCGTCAGTCTTTGGCTAAAGATTTTTCCGAGGAAGAATTTTTTAAGGCTATTGAAGCCGCTTATAAGTGCGGATACCAGCATTTAAAATTATATTTTCTTATCGGTTTACCCACAGAGACACAAGCTGATTTACAGGGAATAATTGATTTTGCAAAGGAGGCATCGGAATTAAAAAGAAGAATAAATACCTCACCGGCCCAAATTAATATTAGTGTAAACCCGTTAATCCCTAAACCTCATACGCCTTTACAATGGTTAAAAATGGATTCAATTACCCAGATAAAAGAAAAACAAGATTATTTAAGGAGTCATTGTAAAAACAGGAGGCTTAAATTTAGTTTCCATAATTCACAAATGGGTTTTTTGGAAGGAGTCCTTTCTAGGGGGGATAGGAGGTTGAGTAAGGTTATTCTGGCAGCCTATAGAAAAGGGGCAAAATTTGATGCCTGGTCGAATTATTTTTTATTTTCTAAATGGCTGGAAGCATTCTCAGAAGAAGGGATTGACCCACAGGCATATCTTGATGACAAATCAGTTACAGAGCTTCTACCCTGGGATTTTATTGATACGGGGATAAGCAAGGAAAGTTTGTTGCTAGAATTCAATAAATCTATTGCCATATGA
- a CDS encoding diguanylate cyclase: MNKKMDRFSLGSRTIKQKLIVAFQLMSILPLLVCAYLVSNYILPKFGFKIDIVVSLVISAFVAIIGLLVIKEIFDRLSAVTSEAKVIAAGDISHKLDVQSGDEVGELSNVLNQLTNRIRGNMDELKAYSEKTSEINLEIQKKIFILSNLLQVSSLISQGEKFDDILKIAVEKSRLLANSETAFLLLKEENNKEFFYVKAVDGAGVDYLMTVNVGVKEDLYNKVFNQNKLLILDKQNLLDNALAAEFFAKFQVKNCLSMPIFLRGKVKGALGIVNSRDNFLYSKEDIELLDIFSKQIAIAIENDILAHRIEKMETKDILTGLYNQNFITSRLQEEIRRAIVYQRPCAFVVFDIDNFKSYREKFGLISAEVALKKIAVLVNASITEVDRAGRTGDDEFSLILPERNKRQAHEVAEEIRKKIQVTFSSDQDSSKSITLSGGVAENPLDGVAAEQLINKARELLKKAKADGKNKVVAF; this comes from the coding sequence ATGAATAAAAAAATGGATCGTTTTTCATTAGGTTCGCGCACTATAAAGCAAAAGCTGATAGTCGCTTTTCAGCTTATGTCTATTTTACCGCTTTTAGTTTGCGCATATCTAGTTTCAAATTATATTTTACCTAAATTTGGATTTAAGATTGATATCGTTGTTTCCCTTGTTATTAGTGCGTTTGTAGCGATAATCGGCCTCTTGGTAATTAAAGAAATTTTTGATCGTCTTTCAGCGGTAACCTCAGAAGCCAAGGTTATCGCTGCAGGGGATATAAGCCATAAATTGGACGTGCAGAGCGGTGATGAAGTCGGGGAGTTGAGTAATGTATTAAATCAGCTTACCAACCGTATCCGTGGCAATATGGATGAACTTAAAGCTTATAGCGAGAAAACCAGTGAAATAAATTTGGAGATCCAGAAAAAAATATTTATTCTATCAAATTTATTGCAGGTAAGTTCACTCATCTCTCAAGGAGAAAAGTTTGATGATATACTGAAAATTGCAGTTGAAAAATCCAGGCTTTTAGCCAATTCAGAAACTGCATTTTTACTCCTTAAAGAGGAAAATAATAAGGAATTTTTTTACGTAAAGGCCGTCGATGGTGCAGGGGTTGATTATTTGATGACGGTAAATGTGGGGGTAAAAGAGGATTTGTATAATAAGGTTTTTAATCAAAATAAGCTTCTGATTCTGGATAAGCAGAATCTTTTAGATAACGCGCTTGCCGCTGAATTTTTTGCTAAATTCCAGGTGAAAAATTGTTTGTCTATGCCCATATTCTTAAGGGGAAAGGTTAAGGGCGCGTTGGGAATTGTCAATAGCCGGGATAACTTTTTGTATTCTAAGGAGGATATTGAGCTCTTGGATATATTTTCAAAACAAATAGCTATTGCCATTGAAAATGATATATTAGCCCATCGTATCGAAAAAATGGAAACTAAGGATATCCTTACGGGGCTTTATAATCAGAATTTTATTACTAGTCGCCTACAGGAAGAAATCCGCAGGGCAATTGTCTACCAACGCCCTTGCGCGTTTGTTGTTTTTGATATTGATAATTTTAAAAGTTACCGTGAGAAATTTGGGCTAATTAGTGCGGAAGTGGCCTTAAAGAAGATTGCTGTTTTGGTAAACGCATCTATTACTGAAGTTGACCGAGCAGGTAGGACTGGCGATGATGAATTTTCTTTAATTCTACCTGAGAGAAATAAGCGTCAGGCCCATGAGGTAGCAGAAGAGATACGTAAAAAAATCCAGGTTACTTTTTCTTCAGACCAGGATAGCTCAAAAAGCATTACTTTAAGCGGTGGAGTTGCTGAGAATCCTCTTGATGGAGTTGCCGCCGAACAGCTGATTAATAAGGCCAGGGAGCTATTAAAAAAAGCCAAAGCAGATGGTAAAAACAAGGTAGTAGCTTTTTAA
- a CDS encoding ATPase, T2SS/T4P/T4SS family has product MLSLKERLTEILINNKLISVDQLKQSLSVQATKGGKLSDIIVELKFVKGGELITALSEGLGLPLIDLKRFKIDLDIVKIISADIARHYQIIPISKMGDTITLAMADPLNIFAIDHVQALTGFKINPIISSAQDINQAIELSYPDTSKGIIDDLVKEMTVSSIELIKEEREVLPSGQELGRISHEAPVIKVVNMILEESIKKKASDILIEPFDKKLRIRFRIDGILQEQKTPPRNMHASIVSRIKVMSELDIAEHRIPQDGRFKIKVLNRQIDFRVSILPTSYGEKVALRILDKSQVNLDMKKLGFSDYALEVLHKVSLLPHGMILVCGPTGSGKTTTLYAVLKSVDSPDKNIVTVEDPVEFQLEGINQVTAKPEIGLSFAVALRSILRQDPNIIMIGEIRDYETVDIAIKSALTGHLVLSTLHTTTAAGAVVRLVNMGVEPYLINSSLVCVMAQRLVRKICSYCKEMYILKDEVAESLKLDKSKVGKLRLYKGKGCQHCFNTGYSGRTVIAEALQISPKIRELILNGSQEQFIKHQARLEGMKTLREDGIMAALNGQTTIEEVLRVTSPDE; this is encoded by the coding sequence ATGTTATCCCTTAAAGAACGGCTCACCGAAATATTAATAAATAATAAACTTATTAGCGTTGATCAACTCAAACAGTCTCTTAGCGTTCAGGCTACTAAAGGAGGCAAGCTCAGCGATATTATCGTAGAGCTTAAGTTTGTTAAGGGGGGCGAGTTAATTACCGCTTTAAGCGAAGGTTTAGGTTTGCCTTTAATCGATTTAAAACGTTTCAAGATTGACCTGGATATCGTAAAAATAATCTCAGCTGATATTGCCCGCCATTATCAAATTATTCCCATATCTAAAATGGGAGATACCATTACTTTGGCAATGGCTGATCCGTTGAATATATTTGCTATTGACCATGTGCAGGCGCTCACCGGTTTTAAAATAAATCCTATAATTTCTTCGGCTCAGGATATCAACCAAGCTATTGAATTATCTTACCCGGATACTAGCAAAGGTATTATCGATGATTTAGTTAAGGAGATGACTGTCTCTTCTATTGAATTAATTAAAGAGGAAAGAGAGGTGCTCCCTAGTGGCCAGGAGTTGGGGCGTATTAGTCATGAGGCCCCGGTAATAAAGGTAGTGAATATGATTTTAGAGGAATCGATAAAAAAGAAAGCTTCTGATATTTTGATTGAGCCATTTGATAAAAAATTACGTATACGTTTTCGCATTGACGGGATCTTGCAGGAGCAAAAAACACCTCCCAGAAATATGCATGCTTCAATCGTATCCCGTATTAAAGTTATGTCTGAACTGGATATCGCTGAACACCGTATTCCCCAGGATGGGCGTTTTAAAATAAAGGTACTTAATCGCCAGATAGATTTTCGTGTTTCTATCCTACCGACTAGCTATGGGGAAAAAGTTGCTTTGCGTATACTGGACAAATCACAGGTAAATCTGGATATGAAAAAATTAGGTTTTAGTGATTATGCATTGGAAGTTTTGCATAAAGTATCCTTGCTTCCCCATGGCATGATCTTGGTTTGTGGCCCGACAGGAAGCGGCAAAACCACAACGCTTTATGCGGTATTAAAATCCGTAGACAGTCCGGATAAGAATATTGTTACCGTGGAAGATCCGGTTGAATTCCAACTGGAAGGTATAAACCAGGTGACTGCTAAGCCGGAAATCGGCCTTAGCTTTGCTGTAGCCCTGCGTTCGATTCTGCGCCAGGATCCCAATATTATTATGATCGGAGAGATACGTGATTATGAAACTGTAGATATTGCAATTAAAAGTGCTCTTACTGGCCACCTTGTTCTCTCTACTTTACACACCACTACAGCTGCGGGTGCTGTAGTGCGTTTAGTGAATATGGGAGTTGAACCATATTTAATTAACTCTTCTTTGGTTTGCGTTATGGCTCAGCGCCTGGTGCGTAAAATATGCTCTTATTGTAAGGAAATGTATATTCTTAAGGATGAGGTTGCTGAAAGCTTAAAATTAGATAAATCCAAAGTGGGTAAATTGCGATTATATAAAGGAAAGGGCTGCCAGCATTGTTTTAATACTGGATATTCTGGAAGAACTGTAATTGCTGAGGCTTTACAGATTAGTCCGAAGATCCGGGAGCTGATTTTGAATGGTTCACAGGAACAGTTTATTAAGCATCAGGCGCGCCTTGAGGGAATGAAAACTTTACGTGAGGATGGGATTATGGCTGCTTTAAATGGCCAAACTACAATTGAAGAAGTTTTACGTGTAACTTCACCGGACGAATAG